CTCTGATTCAAGAAATGCGGCGGGAATTTAACAAGTTCAACCCGCCGCTCTTCATGTCGACCGCCATGGCTGCAGGAAAGGCCGTGATCGACGCCGCCTATGACATAAAGCCGCTGGTGGACCTGTTTGACAATTTCCACATTATGAACTATGACTACCACGGCGCCTGGGAGACCCGCACCCACCACAACGCCCCTCTCTGTGGCTACTACCAGGACACAGGCGACGACCTTTACTTTAAcgtggttagtgtgtgtgtgtgtgtgtgtgtgtgtgtgtgtgtgtgtgtgtgtgtgtgtgtgtgtgtgtgtgtgtgtgtgtgtgtgtgtgtgtgtgtgtgtgtgtgtgtgtgtgtgtgtgtgtgtgtgtgtgtgtgtgtgtgtgtgcgtgtgtgtgtgtttagaggtaAGTTTGAGTCAGTCCTTCAATGTCGTGACTATTCATGCTGagttgtctctttcttttgtctgcTTAAATATAATCTGGTTGCACTACTACTCACAATCTTTACTTTAAcgtggttagtgtgtgtgtgtgtgtgtgtgtgtgtgtgtgtgtgtgtgtgtgtgtgtgtgtgtgtgtgtgtgtgtgtgtgtgtgtccaccatTAACTGAATTCTAATGTTGACAGTGCCTGCTTTCACTAATTAACCTGAAGTCTTGTTAATTGCCTCCTTACTGTAGCATATCTACATTAAAATTCATGACTAACCCTTTACCATCTTCCCATTCTCTCAGATTTtcaccattaattactacctgGAGCTCGGCGTGCCCCGCGAGAAGATGATAATGGGGATCCCTAGCTACGGCCGTTGCTGGACCCTGGACTCCCTGGATGACACTGGAATGCTGGCTCCCGCGCACGCCCCTGGACCACCGGGACCCTACATCAGGATCCCCGGCACCCTTGGCTTCAATGAGGTGAGGTTCTAACTGGGCCTTTTGGTGAACCCTCTCTGATTTTTTAGATTAGTCATAAGTGTCATTCTCTGCTCTATCTGGCTTATCAATCTCCATATTaacaggacacattttcatactcattctggttaatatttggcgattttaaacagcttcaaaaacatatgttgggatcagaatagtaaagactctggcctttaTTCTTTTGAtcttcatagacctttcctaatacaaataaaatcatctaattaaggtaaaaatgcgtctcattattgaagggattaattttctgggttttcaagagtgtttctcgtgttactacaacaacattatttttaatcttacactcttaaaaacacaggTTACTTCAACTACAGCTTTTTGAAAGCAGTAAAGATGCCCCACAGAATCGTGTCAAATTTTTGTCCCGCAACAAAATTAACAAAGCGGGTCGTGCCAAGTAAAGGACGActagcagtagagagagagagagagagagagagagagagagagagagagagagagagagagagagagagagagagagatgtataccCGACACGAGTTGCTTGCAGGCGCTGACATTAATCCTTGAAATGGACATCACCCGTGACTGTCCCTTGGCTGGGAGCAAAATCGAACTGTTCTCTATGCATTAGAGGCGTGTGTTTGAATCAAAATAGGACGTGACGAAGAGAGTAAAGatgtaaaataaatatgaaaccaGCGggaacgtgtatgtgtgtgtgaggggtgcACTAGGCATTATAGCTGATAGTAACTGGCACAAATCACTCCTGGGAGGTTGTGAGTGGGAATAATACTCGTGTTATGATTCCATAGACAATAGCACAGTGTATTGATATCCTAGTGTTCTATattcccactctgctcttctgGGACCGTGCGCTCAAATGCTTCTCAGTTTCATCACGTCAACTTTTAACAGGCTGAGGTGGAAGTTATTCAGAATTTCACGGATGTTTTTTTCATGAGTATTAGAAAATGTGTCGGTGTCTTGCCGCGCCGTCTTTCAACTAGCTCTGGGTGAACGAATGAGTTGGTGGGCTGATGAGTAGATAAATGGTAAGAGGATGAGATGAGTGATGGATCGATGGGAGTCAGTGGTTGAGTGGATGTAGTTCAATGAGTAGATGGATGTTCTGGTGAGCAGTACATTTAGAACATAAGACAGAACATAAaataatgagggaagctgcaagagactgtcaggcctacacgtgacagttcctgtatgagcaaagccacttaattccatctatcatcccatcCATGAAATTGTTTAATCATCTTTTAAAACTCCTTActaactcagcactaacaacgtGATCgctgagtctgttccattcatcaGCCACTCTGTTGGAGAACCAGTTAATTTCTCAAGTTTGAACCCATGATTTCTTATGTTTGGGTAACAAGGATCTCGAGTATAAAGCGTCCTGGGTTCTATTTGAACTCAGGACTATCTATCCTATATATACTGTGATCTGAGCACCGTCCATTTCAGTATCAAGTAACTATATAGCTCACGAGAACAAGGTGCATCTTTGGCAACCTCTactatcctcttctttcccaaACTGACAGATCTGCAAGCGATTCCAGGAGATGGACTGCACAATGGTTCGAGACCCTGCCCTACATGAACCTTACTTCTACTGCCCCTCTGACAAGATCTGGTGCGGTTTCGATGACGCAGTATCAGTCTTTGAAAAGGTATGTACTGTATTGGAGCACGACCAAGGAACTTTCGCCTCTAGTCAGTCAGGGTTGAACTGTTTTGTCATACTGGGAGATGCATTAGTGAAGCAGGGTTGGTTCAGATAGTAGAGTGTACCTAAGTATTGTCTTCAGAACGAGAACATTCACTagtcctcctccattcctcttatTGATGTTGAAAAccattctttttaatctttcttctcctctttctcctcctcctcctcctcctcctcctcctgtattgtTTGTCCGCTCTGTATCAGTCAGGAAGATTGGACACATCTGACAGTAACATgtatgagaggagagggagaggagagagaggcaatgaGGGACGTGACGAGAGTAATGGGAACGGTATTTTGAAGCGGATGAGAGAGGCGagttaaaaaacaataatgttaaaaggaggagaaaaaaataagtacggAGAGAAATGAAACCAGTGAACGTAAGGACATTATCGAGAGTGTCCTCAACCAACAGCTGCTCCTTGGAATGACTCTGCTGGTAATCGGCAGGCactggtgaaggaaaagatgagggaaaTTATATTGGTGAGGTAAGGCGGCCATTGTTGTCAGTTGTGGGGCTCTGGCGTGTTAGTTGCTGTTCCTTttgtttatcatcattatcatcattcttgttcttactcttttttcttattgatgCTGTTCTTCACatctttgttcttcatcttaatcttccttcacaccaccaccaccaccaccaccaccaccaccacctaaattATCATCGACTAAATAAGTTGTTTGTTTCTGCGTCACGTACTCAAGTCATCTATTGTTAAGCTCCTTACATTGAGTTCGATGTTGTCTTCCAGCATTAATgagggaaactaaagaagatgaGCATTAGCCAAGTATTAATCAGCCTTATCAATTCTAGAAGTGCATGAAGTAATGTATATTTTTAAAAGTTAACTAATATAAGGACTTTTacaacttctcttcctcctctttactagtttttttttttttttttttttttttgtaatgtaggAGGGCCGCcggcaagagcaacaaaaaatagtaaaaatataaaaaggcccTTTGAGACAAAATCGTCAACCAACGCCAGGAAATAAGTGTCTTGAgatagttcaagtcataggaaggtggaaatacagaagcagacacaCAGTTGACCAGAGAAAGGCGATGAATGACTAGGAACACTGGcgaacttttgcattagagaggtggacagaataggggtgagaatgAAAACTAAACTACTTctgccactgttactactactactactactactactactactactactactgccaccaccactactactactactactactactactactactactactactactactactactactactactactaccatcactttctacaactactgctaccatcactactgctattactagttttattactactactgctgccatcactaccaatactactactactactactactactactactactactactactaccactactactactacttctcctcctgtcATAAAACCACAGCCCCTACCCTCTATCCTCGGAGCTTCCAGGCAGGCACGCATACCGTCTATTTACAACCTGTAGTCTCTCCTTGCAtgtgcttctcttccttactcttttgTTGTTAATTCCCTGGTCTTATACTgatggatttttcttttatgttttccttattGTATGTACGTTGATTGGCTGGTTCCTTCGTTCGTTAGTTGGTTAGTCAGTCCTTCCCTCGCTCAGTTGATTAGATGGTCATTTAATGAGGTATCCCCGTGGCTGTGTGTACTCGTATAGTAATTTTCTGAGTTTTTAGTTGGTTTGTTAccgcctctctcctttcctctttccctgtgACCACTCCTGCAGTTAGCCTCGTGTCTTCTTCTATAGTAACGCCCGTTTtttttagttagtcagtcagttaattagtcagttaccgcttctttcctctttactctgACCACTCCTACAGTTATCCTCGTGTCTGCCTCTAAAGTTACTCTCGGGGTTTTAGTTAGGGCGTTAGTTAATTAGTTatcacctctctcccttcctcttccccgtgATCACTTCTACATTTATCTTCGTGTCCTTCAGGCGCGCTACGCAAAGAACATGGGCCTGGCTGGATTCCTGGTGTGGACCATTGACACGGATGACTTCAGGCCGCGCTGCTACGACGAGCCCTTCCACCTAGTCAAGAGCATGAAGGAAGGATTCAACCTGCCCGCCGATGGTATTCTGCCGGTGCGtctcctgcgtgtgtgtgtgtgtgtgtgtgtgtgtgtgtgtgtgtgtgtgtgttattgttggattgtttgtgttgctattactactactactactactactactactactactactactactactacatttacctATAACCAACACTGCtacatctcatctctcctttcagAACTGCTCGTACACaccctccaccactccactccctaccaccaccaccacaaccccagaacctaccacaaccaccaccaccaccaccaccaccacaaccccagaacctaccacaaccaccaccaccaccaccaccacaaccccagaacctaccacaaccaccaccaccaccacaaccccagaacctaccaccaccaccaccacaaccaccactactaccactcctcctcctaccactaccCCTGCCCCTACCACGACCACTGTTCCAACCACGCTTCCCCCCGTCACTACCCCGCCTCCTGTGTCAACGCCTAAGCCTCCACACCCTCGCCCTGACTGCACTAACATGCCCAACGGAGCGGTGTTCCCCCACAAGGACTGCAATAAGGTAAGTAAGGTCGCCACACTCTTGGTTGTATTGAAGGCTGCATAATCGTACTTTGGCAGCATTGTACAGGTTTTAATCTAGGCCTGCATTCAGTAACGCCTTGTTATCTCACCGCGACTGTctatcaaaggccacagagatcgtCAGCCGGGTTCTGAAGAGCATTTCGCCGGTTAATagggtagaaatcttgttaacctggctctagaatcacagaaacacatgTAAAGATCAATGTAGCTTCAACTAAAgcgttttgaaaatagtggaggtgtgaTCAGAAGCGGTTCAGAACATTAGAAGCACTCCAGCGTTGCACATTCACTACTTTCAGAGGATTCTAATTCATACTACCCTACCTCACAGCACGACAGACATTACTAATACTAGGCAGTGAACGATGATTCCCACGTCAGATTCCAGCAAAACCCTGACCCAGCTGCTCCTCATTCCCTCAGTACTGGGAGTGTATAAACGGCCAGGCTGTTCTGCAACTCTGCGGGCCCGGCACTCTCTTTGACGAGGACCTTATGCTTTGCAACTGGGAGAACCAAGTGGACACCTCGGACTGCACCTTGTGGATCTGCGAGGTGGACAACACGTATCTGCCTCACGCGGACTGTGACAAGGTGAGTTGGCAAGGAATGTGAGTATGGTTTGTCTCTTTCCATGTCCCTTcccttgttccttctcttcctctgcccctctccatttctctcactAAAACTCTTACATATTGTTCTCAATCCTTgtttttcccttatctttctctcccttcctccatctcactctccttacctctttcttcctctcagcgtgaaaaagagagagagaaggaaaagtgatatGCTCGAAACATCACGAGAAAGAGATAGGATTTATGCCTCGAAGTTCATAAGagtttattttaattttagCCCATACATTTGTCTGgtaggatatgtgtgtgtgtgtgtgtgtgtgtgtgtgtgtgtgtgtgtgtgtgtgtgtgtgtgtgtgtgtgtgtgtgtgtgtgtgtcatcgcaATGTCTTAATGACCACACCTTCCTTAAGAGTGAGGACGGGTAGGTTGCCCTGGAGCCGCGACTGTAGAGATTACATGCAAGAGAATGAGAGTGTTGGGTTTCGTTGCAGTACTACCGCTGCTACAGCGGCTCGCCTCACGTGGAGCAGTGCCCGAACGGCCTCTACTGGAACCAAAGCCTTACCATGTGTGACTTACCCTCCAAAGTGGACACCAGTAATTGCAACGCAGTGTAGCTGACTCGACTCGCTTGTCTACGTTTTCTCTTATAAGCTGCTGCCTTGTGTAGGTCATCTGGCCTCTCACAGTCTATTTATCATATTGTTCTTATGTTGTTATGTGCGGAAATATAACACATAGTAACGGAAACATAAAGTCAGTAATATATTCTAAGCATTTCATTTACAATTTCAAGAGTTGCCTTATCTGTATAAAGTAACAAGCGTCCTCTCGCTGTCTTCTGATTCCATCATGTTCTCATTGCCTGTAAGATTTATGTCTACATGGAATAAAAGTTACAtataaattagaaagaaaaagaaagaaaaattatatatatatatatatatatatatatatatatatatatatatatatatatatatatatatatatatatatatatatatatatatatatatatatatatatatatacataatgttAAAGATAAATCTAAAATCTAATTATATCTGTAGGTTACCTTCTAATAAAACCAATGAGGATGTCACAGTACACGTGTCTGtgtctgactgactatctgactTTTATACTTTCACGTGAGGAGttcgcattaaccccttcagtacgatgacacttttccatattcattctgcttactatttggtgattttatacagattcagaaacttatgtggggagtaaagtagtgaagactgtggccattaatcttttgacctccatagacccttcctaatgtcaatagaatggtctaatcgcacacaaatttcaaaacaaaaatatatcccagtattgaagaggagagggacgaATGTGTGGAGAAGTGCCCTTCAGTAGACGACACACGAACTGACCAAAAATCAACACTGCCTGATAAGCcacaacaacagaagaaaacaggaaggagaaagagaagcagaagataGCGGGTGACGAGGTGCATGAGTTGGTATAATACTGGAGTTAGTGCATTGAAAagtaataagataataaagatgatagttTGGTCACGtaataagagaaagacagaaccGATTAAAAGATCTTAGAAAAATAGTTGAGAGAAGAGGAtcgaaagaaagagagtgagaagcaAGGACTGAGGACACGCGATACGGCTGCATGTGTCCTCAGCGCTCATTTCCAGGCCATATTCAGAgaaacgcctctctctctcaccacgacaatttttccagtactcagagacgactagccgggttttcaaggcaGTCTTACCTTAtgacaaactagaaatcttggtaacccatcaccagaaccaaaaaaacacccataagaacatgagtatcttcaactagagcccttgaaaatagtcaacgtgagagaacaaagagttTCTGAATGCAAACTGGTCCCCCGTCTCACTATCCTTTGAGTCTGTGTTGGGTACCAATCCTTCCCGCAGGACACGAGATTACTGTGACATCCAGGTTAAGCAGTTTAGTTACAGGTTTCCCCAGATACTCAATTATCGAGCAGCCTGAAGGGAGGACGAAGAGCTGGGTGAGC
The window above is part of the Portunus trituberculatus isolate SZX2019 chromosome 38, ASM1759143v1, whole genome shotgun sequence genome. Proteins encoded here:
- the LOC123515074 gene encoding chitinase-3-like protein 1, with protein sequence MRLLLLLPLLVAGLTSAVVAADADSGEVVCYFGSWAVWRPGDGKFDVDDIDPFLCTHLIFGFAGLSNETWQIEVLDPWNELCPDEEGGNNCAYDRFVALKEVNPSLTILLAVGGWREGSVDYSVMADDAQKRKLFIDSTIALIRKHGFDGLDLDWEYPAARGGIPEDKENFVTLIQEMRREFNKFNPPLFMSTAMAAGKAVIDAAYDIKPLVDLFDNFHIMNYDYHGAWETRTHHNAPLCGYYQDTGDDLYFNVIFTINYYLELGVPREKMIMGIPSYGRCWTLDSLDDTGMLAPAHAPGPPGPYIRIPGTLGFNEICKRFQEMDCTMVRDPALHEPYFYCPSDKIWCGFDDAVSVFEKARYAKNMGLAGFLVWTIDTDDFRPRCYDEPFHLVKSMKEGFNLPADGILPNCSYTPSTTPLPTTTTTTPEPTTTTTTTTTTTTPEPTTTTTTTTTTTPEPTTTTTTTTTPEPTTTTTTTTTTTTPPPTTTPAPTTTTVPTTLPPVTTPPPVSTPKPPHPRPDCTNMPNGAVFPHKDCNKYWECINGQAVLQLCGPGTLFDEDLMLCNWENQVDTSDCTLWICEVDNTYLPHADCDKYYRCYSGSPHVEQCPNGLYWNQSLTMCDLPSKVDTSNCNAV